A single region of the Penaeus monodon isolate SGIC_2016 chromosome 18, NSTDA_Pmon_1, whole genome shotgun sequence genome encodes:
- the LOC119584630 gene encoding putative neural-cadherin 2 yields the protein MGVPVVLVSAWDADDADEGANAQLTYSIEKNVVDERTGEAIFSVEPRSGLVRAVLCCLDRETSPEYHIQVVATDGGGLKGTSTVVVRLSDENDNPPRLVRQLWDLEVDETWGNGPPDNTTLLKITPKDPDANNSFFFRL from the exons ATGG GGGTTCCCGTGGTACTCGTGTCTGCCTGGGACGCTGACGACGCCGACGAAGGAGCTAACGCACAGCTGACGTACTCCATCGAGAAGAACGTGGTGGACGAGAGGACAGGCGAGGCCATCTTCAGCGTGGAGCCTCGGAGTGGCCTCGTGCGGGCCGTCCTCTGCTGCCTCGACAGAGAGACGTCACCCGAGTATCACATTCAGGTCGTGGCAACTGACGGCGGGGGGCTCAAGG GAACAAGCACGGTGGTGGTACGACTCTCCGACGAGAACGACAACCCTCCTCGCCTGGTTCGACAGCTGTGGGACCTCGAGGTGGACGAGACGTGGGGAAACGGACCACCCGATAACACCACGCTCCTTAAGATAACTCCTAAGGATCCGGACGCCAATAACTCCTTCTTCTTCAGG CTCTAA